From a single Leptospira levettii genomic region:
- the ftsZ gene encoding cell division protein FtsZ, with amino-acid sequence MLYLEEEKTSPAIIKVIGVGGGGMNAVTRMVHSKMTGVDFIVMNTDEQVLLKSPVEVKIQLGNKVTRGMGAGGDPELGEKAALEDKERIVSALKGADMVFVTAGMGGGTGTGAAPIIAAIAKELKCLVVGVVTVPFSFEGKRRAELAKQGIDQLRANVDTLITIRNDSIFQVVDKNTPVDMAFRVIDDILLNGVRGISDIINHPGIINVDFADVKTIMKDTGDAILGVGEGRGETRVSESVEQAINNTLLEDSSIQGAKSLLINVTGGNDLTIHEWNEVSQIITAQADPDANIIIGLNEDESLADQIRVTVIATGFSKKGKQYQREQKVVGSEESISPMVYLKKSDEKESGFSKESEVPRGIRQSNRSFGAQKQSSPFQNYGEDYDIPAFLRRKND; translated from the coding sequence ATGTTATACCTAGAAGAAGAAAAAACTAGCCCAGCTATTATCAAAGTCATTGGTGTTGGTGGTGGTGGAATGAATGCCGTCACAAGAATGGTCCATTCCAAAATGACAGGTGTTGACTTCATTGTAATGAACACCGACGAACAAGTATTACTCAAATCTCCTGTTGAAGTTAAGATTCAACTTGGTAATAAAGTGACTCGAGGTATGGGTGCTGGTGGTGATCCAGAACTCGGAGAAAAAGCTGCCTTAGAAGATAAGGAACGAATTGTATCTGCTTTAAAAGGAGCAGACATGGTGTTTGTCACTGCCGGTATGGGTGGTGGAACGGGAACAGGAGCTGCTCCAATCATTGCAGCCATTGCAAAAGAATTAAAATGTTTAGTTGTTGGTGTTGTGACTGTCCCTTTTTCATTTGAAGGGAAACGAAGAGCAGAACTTGCCAAACAAGGAATTGACCAACTCCGTGCGAATGTAGATACCCTCATCACCATTCGTAATGATTCTATTTTCCAAGTTGTTGATAAAAATACACCAGTGGACATGGCCTTTCGAGTGATCGACGATATCTTGTTAAATGGTGTTCGTGGAATCAGTGATATCATCAACCATCCTGGAATCATCAATGTTGATTTTGCTGATGTGAAAACCATCATGAAAGATACGGGTGATGCGATATTGGGAGTAGGGGAAGGACGTGGGGAAACCCGCGTGAGTGAATCAGTGGAACAAGCAATCAACAATACCTTACTCGAGGATTCGAGTATCCAAGGTGCTAAATCCCTTCTCATCAATGTGACAGGTGGTAATGACCTCACCATCCATGAATGGAATGAAGTTTCCCAAATCATCACGGCCCAAGCAGATCCAGATGCCAATATCATCATTGGTCTCAATGAAGACGAGAGCCTAGCCGACCAAATCCGAGTGACAGTGATTGCCACAGGTTTTTCTAAAAAAGGAAAACAATACCAGAGAGAACAAAAGGTTGTTGGATCCGAAGAGTCAATTTCACCAATGGTGTATCTCAAAAAATCGGATGAAAAAGAATCTGGTTTTTCAAAAGAATCAGAAGTTCCAAGAGGGATTCGTCAAAGTAATCGAAGTTTTGGAGCGCAAAAACAATCCTCCCCATTTCAGAATTATGGAGAGGATTATGATATTCCTGCTTTTTTACGTAGGAAAAACGATTGA
- the ftsA gene encoding cell division protein FtsA, which translates to MIEDDSPIITALDLGSSLIKVVIGRLLGDHEIEIIGTGVYPSTGIKNGSIVNIETTTKSIIEAFGDAELMAGQEITSVVVNVSGKSVHGFNEKGIIAVTNRERIVSEMDIMRVVEAAQAVHVPNDQQVIHVLTKEFKVDDQVNIKDPIGMTGVRLEAEVHIVSCGNTALNNIDRCVEQAGLLQMDKVLSSLASSEAILTAGEKDLGTAVVDIGAGICDIIIYVDGGIAFSSVVPFGGFHITSDISIGLKTTVETAEIIKKRYGHTRIELVDPTEKFEIPSISGRPSRSVFRQELVEILEPRVREILEMIDHELVRSGYKSSLAGGVILTGGTSLLQGIESTAEEVFRLSVGRAKPAGMSGLVERIASPEYATAVGLIKYSSKIQNLEQKNMHSVSEGEGWMKKVRRWMENNL; encoded by the coding sequence ATGATTGAAGATGATTCACCTATTATAACTGCTTTAGATCTTGGATCTTCTCTTATCAAGGTTGTCATTGGACGACTATTAGGAGATCATGAAATTGAAATCATTGGAACTGGAGTTTATCCTTCTACAGGGATCAAAAACGGATCAATTGTTAATATTGAAACAACAACCAAGTCCATCATAGAGGCGTTTGGTGATGCAGAACTCATGGCTGGCCAAGAGATCACTTCTGTTGTTGTGAATGTTTCTGGAAAATCTGTACATGGTTTTAATGAAAAAGGAATTATAGCAGTTACTAATAGAGAACGTATTGTAAGTGAGATGGATATCATGCGTGTTGTGGAAGCAGCACAAGCAGTACATGTTCCTAATGACCAACAAGTAATTCATGTCCTCACAAAAGAATTCAAAGTAGATGACCAAGTGAATATCAAAGATCCAATTGGGATGACTGGTGTTCGTCTAGAAGCCGAGGTTCATATTGTATCTTGTGGAAACACTGCTCTCAATAATATAGATCGTTGTGTGGAACAAGCAGGGCTTTTGCAAATGGATAAAGTTTTATCGAGCCTTGCCTCTTCCGAAGCCATTTTGACAGCAGGTGAAAAAGATTTAGGAACAGCAGTTGTCGATATTGGTGCAGGTATTTGTGATATCATCATTTATGTGGATGGGGGAATCGCATTTTCTTCTGTTGTGCCATTTGGTGGGTTTCATATCACAAGTGATATCTCCATTGGTCTTAAAACCACTGTAGAAACAGCAGAAATCATCAAAAAACGATACGGCCATACAAGAATTGAACTGGTGGACCCAACTGAAAAATTTGAAATTCCATCTATATCAGGTCGACCTTCACGATCTGTGTTCCGCCAAGAACTTGTTGAAATTTTAGAACCGAGGGTTCGCGAAATTTTAGAAATGATCGATCATGAACTCGTACGATCAGGCTATAAGTCGAGTTTGGCGGGAGGAGTGATCCTAACAGGAGGCACTTCTTTATTACAAGGCATTGAATCCACTGCAGAAGAAGTATTTCGATTATCAGTCGGACGTGCAAAACCTGCTGGAATGAGTGGTCTTGTGGAAAGAATTGCAAGCCCTGAATATGCAACAGCAGTTGGCCTTATCAAATACAGTTCAAAAATACAAAACTTGGAACAAAAAAACATGCATTCCGTTTCCGAAGGAGAGGGATGGATGAAGAAGGTTCGTCGTTGGATGGAGAATAATCTCTAA
- a CDS encoding cell division protein FtsQ/DivIB, producing the protein MVDTPQEIKEKRFGRVIPILLVFSGLLALGLVFKWGRPVKPVVRVEWEGQKYLTPTDLLVYLGTDAESPNMSDWKDWETKLSRHPRIKKVRITRDPDGFLLVHIEEKVAEFVIHVGSSLYEVDENLEILSKDQVLNAHLIVISGSFVVGEQKLEGRQIFDITKEMRYALSLYPALSTRISELVAERDGNYTMYLKSPKSMKVFIGDKLEINVIRKLYAFLAYMEAESIKAVSIDLRGEDAVYH; encoded by the coding sequence ATGGTTGACACCCCCCAAGAAATCAAAGAAAAACGATTTGGGCGTGTGATTCCGATCCTCCTTGTTTTCTCAGGGCTTTTGGCTCTCGGATTGGTGTTTAAATGGGGTAGGCCAGTCAAACCAGTTGTTCGTGTGGAATGGGAAGGTCAAAAGTACCTAACTCCAACGGACCTTTTGGTTTACTTAGGAACGGATGCAGAGTCACCCAATATGAGTGATTGGAAGGATTGGGAAACCAAACTCTCCCGTCATCCTCGGATCAAAAAAGTTCGAATCACAAGAGATCCTGATGGATTTCTATTGGTTCATATAGAGGAGAAAGTCGCAGAATTTGTCATACATGTAGGAAGTTCTTTATACGAAGTGGATGAAAATTTGGAAATCTTATCCAAAGACCAAGTTTTGAATGCCCATTTAATTGTCATTAGCGGGTCATTCGTTGTTGGAGAACAAAAACTAGAAGGCAGACAGATTTTTGATATTACCAAAGAAATGCGATATGCCCTATCTCTTTACCCTGCTCTTTCCACCCGAATTTCCGAACTTGTCGCTGAACGTGACGGTAATTATACAATGTACTTAAAATCACCAAAATCAATGAAAGTTTTTATAGGTGATAAATTAGAAATAAACGTAATTCGTAAGTTATATGCATTTCTTGCTTATATGGAAGCAGAATCCATCAAAGCAGTCTCTATTGATTTGAGAGGAGAAGACGCAGTATACCATTAA
- a CDS encoding LIC_10421 family protein — MKTTKIIATGILAMGLATANLHALDTNERLELLESAMIEQATTPAQKSAVSEYLANVAKEKTELAQALRDRAGSTRGGKALSQMNEKKELLRRAEALEKEAKKYQTVSMDMRAESMQVAHN; from the coding sequence ATGAAAACAACAAAAATAATCGCAACAGGGATCTTAGCAATGGGACTTGCAACAGCAAATCTACATGCTTTAGACACAAACGAAAGATTAGAGCTTTTGGAGTCTGCTATGATTGAACAAGCAACAACTCCAGCGCAAAAATCTGCAGTTTCAGAATACCTTGCGAATGTTGCAAAAGAAAAAACAGAATTGGCTCAAGCTCTTCGTGATAGAGCTGGATCAACTCGAGGTGGTAAAGCTCTTAGCCAAATGAACGAGAAGAAAGAACTTCTTCGCCGTGCTGAGGCTCTTGAAAAAGAAGCTAAAAAATACCAAACTGTCTCTATGGACATGCGTGCAGAGTCCATGCAGGTAGCTCACAACTAA
- a CDS encoding caspase family protein has translation MFSFRNIFVCILSAYLIGSPILAQNRYALFIGTNYKGNTAKIPELNLCEADANFLKEKIQKKGNFKDIKVLLGSMVTRDNVKNAISQIGKVAGKEDSVFLYFSGHGMYMKDAKAKNGMRNYLICYDRPHISDEELNEFLTDIKSPKTVLVMDCCYSGGIAKKGKNTRGAAEIPIAQGNDGVVRQNAEDYFFQDKAVISSSDDDQTSIEVGGTINHGIFTYNFGNALEKADLNKDSVVTALEAFFVAKEETVRMARQFNHEQTPQVSGNAAGIFLSGAPQPQTPPPKPPNVVVNVPITPVETTTPNNNQTTTPVTPEPEPTPANETTVVIPPITEVEPPAPPSVSTGNILIRTSIIKDKSYGGAATKSPYDLLNKQGKLRSSTPEGKVRAIKVLVDDQEYNAQVTTEKSKIWGSITKNGTLIPGDIYNVKIDNLPAGVHQIEIRADNYPIYKTATAVIPKQTVTVDAMSSMDGFGAIRGRVFFKTLDNPIEKHPIYMPTVVSTNQIFKVTTDKDGYFWFTNLKPGKYEIRASFMEEMKLENSEIVVKPGEVTTVEIILNKKLSYTKTKY, from the coding sequence ATGTTTTCGTTTCGAAACATATTTGTTTGTATTCTATCTGCCTATCTCATCGGATCCCCGATACTAGCGCAGAACCGTTATGCGTTGTTCATAGGAACGAACTACAAAGGGAACACTGCCAAAATCCCTGAGTTGAATCTCTGTGAAGCCGATGCGAATTTTTTAAAAGAGAAAATTCAAAAAAAAGGTAACTTCAAGGATATCAAAGTCCTGTTAGGTTCCATGGTAACTCGGGATAATGTCAAAAATGCAATCAGCCAAATTGGAAAAGTAGCTGGGAAAGAAGATTCTGTATTTTTGTATTTTTCTGGTCATGGGATGTACATGAAAGATGCGAAGGCCAAAAATGGAATGCGTAACTACTTAATCTGTTACGATCGACCGCATATTTCCGATGAAGAACTCAACGAATTTTTAACAGATATCAAATCCCCAAAAACAGTCCTTGTGATGGATTGTTGTTATTCGGGTGGGATTGCCAAAAAGGGAAAAAACACTCGTGGTGCCGCAGAGATTCCCATTGCCCAAGGCAATGACGGGGTTGTCCGCCAGAATGCAGAAGATTATTTTTTCCAAGACAAAGCTGTCATTTCTTCTTCTGATGATGACCAAACTTCCATCGAAGTAGGGGGAACCATCAACCATGGAATCTTCACCTATAATTTTGGAAATGCACTCGAAAAGGCCGACCTCAACAAAGACAGTGTGGTCACGGCGTTAGAGGCATTTTTTGTCGCAAAAGAAGAAACCGTGAGGATGGCTCGTCAATTCAACCATGAACAAACCCCACAAGTTTCTGGGAATGCTGCAGGGATTTTTCTTTCTGGGGCACCACAACCACAAACCCCTCCACCAAAACCACCCAATGTAGTGGTCAACGTTCCGATCACTCCTGTGGAAACAACCACACCTAACAACAACCAAACCACAACTCCCGTCACACCGGAGCCAGAACCAACACCTGCGAACGAAACCACTGTGGTCATCCCACCGATCACGGAAGTGGAACCACCAGCTCCTCCATCTGTCTCCACTGGAAACATTCTCATTCGGACATCCATCATCAAAGATAAGTCTTATGGTGGAGCCGCAACGAAGTCTCCTTATGACCTACTGAACAAACAAGGCAAACTGAGATCTTCCACTCCGGAAGGCAAAGTGCGTGCCATTAAAGTGTTAGTAGATGACCAAGAATACAATGCACAAGTGACTACGGAAAAATCAAAGATTTGGGGTTCCATCACAAAGAACGGAACCCTCATCCCTGGTGATATTTACAATGTGAAGATCGATAACCTTCCCGCTGGTGTTCACCAAATTGAAATCCGTGCTGATAATTATCCCATCTACAAAACAGCAACTGCAGTGATTCCAAAACAAACGGTGACTGTGGATGCAATGAGTTCCATGGATGGATTTGGTGCCATTCGAGGGAGAGTTTTCTTCAAAACATTGGACAACCCCATCGAAAAACACCCGATTTACATGCCAACAGTTGTGTCTACGAACCAAATCTTTAAGGTCACAACAGACAAGGATGGATACTTTTGGTTTACCAATCTAAAACCAGGGAAATACGAAATCAGAGCCAGTTTTATGGAAGAAATGAAACTCGAAAACTCTGAGATTGTGGTCAAACCTGGCGAAGTCACAACGGTTGAGATCATCCTCAATAAAAAATTGAGTTATACCAAAACCAAATACTAA
- a CDS encoding DUF1574 family protein — protein MRSKFLGIGLTLLFFLILEITVRVTGIHYLEQPEIFFVNLKKNFVESGKGDADIIVLGDSRSMALAGYAKDDKTEYSVYNHSLPAMGPKYYRFFLDKYLKKGNKKPKMVLFAASPKLYATGYGPPLYDPDAKVVKENESISNFMKRRWNEGIEKNFFRPQTKSNVISYSGKQEDANQILWEFFGHRYLHQFTFFELADQYSGVERLFILSKATPLLYESYRFHGAIRNSLSYSNWKVDKQYKEKSIFCESCENIEAGLCKPSPSQLEDNLTIEDQINRHFGKYNISNRLKPELVYFSKEMIRKELDAELKNPNDHFNPNPDFVVLEDLIRYTEEKGIQFGMVYLPWIKERQESPESKVLLSKLIIFFQNHPATKLFFFPESSYPAERFVDNIHYDCRGEKRVNEEFRQFVLPQVFRFLSSK, from the coding sequence TTGCGTTCTAAATTTTTAGGCATCGGTCTTACTCTTTTATTTTTTTTAATTTTAGAAATCACTGTACGAGTGACGGGAATTCATTATTTAGAACAACCAGAAATCTTTTTTGTAAACTTGAAAAAAAACTTTGTCGAATCTGGCAAAGGTGACGCCGACATCATCGTGTTAGGTGACTCTAGGTCTATGGCACTCGCCGGATATGCAAAAGACGATAAAACAGAATATTCGGTTTACAACCATAGTTTGCCTGCGATGGGACCGAAGTATTACCGATTCTTTTTGGACAAATACTTAAAGAAGGGAAACAAAAAACCAAAAATGGTTCTGTTTGCCGCCTCGCCAAAGTTATATGCAACTGGTTATGGTCCTCCATTGTATGATCCGGATGCAAAGGTTGTGAAGGAAAATGAATCCATCTCAAACTTTATGAAACGGAGATGGAACGAAGGAATTGAAAAAAACTTTTTTAGACCACAAACAAAATCCAATGTAATTAGTTATAGTGGGAAACAAGAAGATGCCAACCAAATCCTTTGGGAGTTTTTTGGACATAGATACCTCCACCAGTTTACCTTTTTTGAATTAGCAGATCAATATTCTGGTGTAGAACGATTGTTTATTTTATCAAAAGCCACACCTCTTTTGTACGAATCCTACAGATTCCATGGTGCCATTCGAAATTCACTAAGTTATTCCAATTGGAAAGTAGACAAACAGTACAAAGAAAAATCCATCTTTTGTGAATCCTGTGAAAACATAGAAGCTGGTTTATGCAAACCATCACCTTCGCAACTCGAAGACAATTTGACCATCGAAGACCAAATCAATCGTCATTTTGGGAAATATAATATTTCCAATCGGTTGAAACCAGAGTTAGTCTACTTTTCCAAAGAAATGATTCGAAAGGAATTAGATGCGGAATTAAAAAATCCAAACGATCATTTTAATCCCAATCCAGATTTTGTCGTATTGGAAGATTTGATCCGTTACACAGAAGAAAAAGGCATTCAATTTGGAATGGTGTATTTGCCGTGGATCAAAGAACGCCAAGAATCTCCTGAATCAAAGGTCTTACTTTCCAAGTTAATCATTTTTTTCCAAAACCATCCGGCTACAAAACTCTTTTTCTTTCCTGAATCTTCCTACCCCGCAGAGCGTTTTGTAGATAATATCCATTACGATTGCCGGGGAGAAAAACGGGTAAACGAAGAATTCCGCCAATTTGTTCTCCCTCAGGTCTTTCGTTTTTTATCTTCTAAATAA
- a CDS encoding MBOAT family O-acyltransferase: MLFNTFVFLLFFLIVYSVFLCFGWFAKKQKWAYRAQNLWLLFASYFFYGWWEWFFLTLILLSTIIDYVAARSIESSQNQMFRRIYLAVSIFANLGLLFTMKYYDFFAVNLVDSWNQIAIWLGGSVATDSSTYLLKNIVLPVGISFYTFQTMSYTIDVFRQQIKAERDFFDFALFVNFFPQLVAGPIERAQDLLPQLKAPKFPTMDGVQKGLYDILLGYFMKVYVADNLATYVDQVFFAGKSFYTQNPTIIQSMDGSQVFAGGFLFLTQIYCDFAGYSFIALGISRLLGVTLTVNFETPEFSKTPTEFWNRWHVTLNRWFRDYIYISLGGSKYGKFAQYRNLCIIFFLSGLWHGANWTFITWGCLQGVYTMIYLVTFSKKKEDLGDQTNETTISFSSKLSQILTGTFSRVLVFSLVAFSAVAFRSYDANMMFVYLQKFLSVWTWDLSPNNNVKNMFGLWEEYFKIFLPLLILDGITYFKKERYWIFMTHPLIQTFVLSFMAFLILTRGVFGKEVIYFAF, encoded by the coding sequence ATGCTTTTTAACACTTTTGTCTTTTTATTATTCTTTCTCATCGTGTATTCGGTCTTTTTATGTTTTGGTTGGTTTGCCAAAAAACAGAAATGGGCATACCGAGCACAAAACCTTTGGTTACTCTTTGCTTCTTATTTTTTTTACGGATGGTGGGAATGGTTTTTTCTCACCCTCATTTTACTCAGCACCATCATTGATTATGTAGCAGCGAGGTCCATTGAATCCTCTCAAAACCAAATGTTCCGAAGGATCTACTTAGCAGTTTCGATATTTGCAAATTTGGGCCTACTTTTTACCATGAAGTACTATGATTTTTTTGCAGTGAATCTTGTTGATTCCTGGAACCAAATTGCCATTTGGCTCGGTGGCAGTGTCGCTACCGATTCAAGTACATACTTACTCAAAAACATTGTGCTTCCTGTAGGGATTAGTTTTTACACCTTCCAAACGATGTCGTACACCATTGATGTGTTTAGACAACAAATCAAAGCCGAACGTGATTTTTTTGATTTTGCACTCTTTGTGAATTTTTTCCCACAACTCGTAGCAGGTCCCATCGAAAGGGCACAAGACTTACTGCCCCAACTCAAAGCACCTAAGTTTCCTACCATGGATGGTGTCCAAAAAGGTTTGTATGATATTTTACTTGGTTACTTTATGAAAGTGTATGTAGCCGATAATTTGGCTACATATGTGGATCAGGTATTTTTTGCAGGCAAATCGTTTTATACCCAAAATCCAACAATCATCCAGTCTATGGACGGCTCACAAGTGTTTGCCGGTGGGTTTTTATTTTTAACTCAAATTTATTGTGACTTTGCTGGGTATTCCTTTATTGCTCTTGGAATCTCGAGGTTACTCGGTGTGACCCTCACTGTGAATTTCGAAACTCCTGAATTTTCAAAAACACCTACGGAGTTTTGGAATCGCTGGCATGTAACACTAAACAGGTGGTTTCGCGATTATATATATATTTCACTTGGTGGCAGTAAGTATGGAAAGTTTGCCCAATACCGAAATTTATGTATCATCTTCTTTTTGTCAGGACTTTGGCATGGAGCCAATTGGACATTCATCACTTGGGGTTGTTTACAGGGTGTCTATACCATGATTTACCTTGTAACCTTTTCCAAAAAGAAAGAAGATTTGGGAGACCAAACAAACGAAACTACAATTTCCTTTTCCTCTAAACTCTCACAAATTCTTACGGGAACATTTAGCCGTGTGTTGGTATTCTCACTTGTAGCGTTTAGTGCAGTTGCATTTCGTTCGTATGATGCCAATATGATGTTTGTTTACCTTCAAAAATTTTTAAGTGTTTGGACTTGGGACCTTTCTCCCAATAATAACGTGAAAAACATGTTTGGACTTTGGGAAGAGTACTTCAAAATTTTCCTTCCGCTGCTTATCTTAGATGGAATCACGTATTTCAAAAAAGAAAGGTATTGGATTTTTATGACTCACCCGCTCATCCAAACATTTGTCTTATCGTTTATGGCATTTCTCATCCTCACAAGGGGAGTATTCGGAAAAGAGGTAATTTACTTTGCGTTCTAA
- a CDS encoding RecQ family ATP-dependent DNA helicase, which produces MDLFSELKTKFGFSEFRPGQREAIQSVLDGQDTLAILPTGAGKSLIYQLPAAIQKDKLTLVISPLIALMKDQMESLLAKGIPAAFCNSTQDEVEQMTILSKAVRGEIRVLLVSPERALSNGFLRIFREMKLFSLVVDEAHCVSQWGHDFRPEYRQIHVLRERHPNPNFPILALTATATEKVQTDVQSSLGMRSPNVVLSTFFRPNLKFSVEYPNQERDKADRLMELLEPWKDGRKFPGRAIVYCATRKKTDEVYDLLKDFGFSVGKYHAGRTDGIRERTQNAYSSGKVPILVATNAFGMGMDQPDVRLVIHYQVPASLEAYYQEAGRAGRDNLPSECVLFYKAGDVATQLFMLSKETNFKGGDTLLKYIKEYANNEICRQVQLCSYFGETISPCGKCDICTETGVSINRSKFLESEKVKIQKKNEKREHPLSEWEEETIQNFLKEHPAVFGKNIIAKTLVGKRTKDVLRYRMERNPFHGKLEGIPEEAVVAKLETWVEEKKVLVAGAKYPKLYLPNFSKTKVKQSSSNSDETNTKQSKLKKVPTLHSQILRELMNYRDRKARQLKWKKFMVFQNPVLKRIAERKPKNLSELEATKGVGPAKVERFGNDIIEILSKWD; this is translated from the coding sequence TTGGATCTATTTTCGGAACTCAAAACCAAATTCGGTTTTTCAGAATTTCGCCCAGGCCAAAGGGAAGCCATTCAATCGGTTTTAGACGGCCAGGACACACTTGCCATTTTACCCACTGGTGCTGGAAAGTCCCTCATTTACCAATTACCAGCTGCGATCCAAAAAGACAAACTAACACTTGTCATATCCCCACTCATCGCCCTGATGAAAGACCAAATGGAAAGTTTACTTGCAAAAGGAATTCCTGCTGCCTTCTGTAATTCCACCCAAGATGAAGTGGAACAGATGACCATTCTATCGAAAGCGGTCAGAGGGGAAATTCGTGTTTTACTCGTATCTCCCGAACGAGCTTTGTCCAACGGGTTTTTACGAATTTTTCGTGAGATGAAGTTATTTTCTTTGGTGGTGGATGAAGCCCATTGTGTTTCTCAGTGGGGACACGACTTTCGACCAGAATACCGCCAAATTCATGTTTTACGAGAAAGGCATCCAAATCCAAATTTTCCCATTTTAGCTCTTACTGCGACCGCAACAGAAAAAGTACAAACAGATGTACAATCATCTCTCGGAATGCGTTCACCTAACGTTGTTTTATCTACCTTTTTTCGCCCCAATCTAAAATTCAGTGTAGAATACCCAAACCAAGAACGAGACAAAGCAGACCGACTGATGGAACTTCTCGAACCTTGGAAAGATGGAAGGAAATTCCCTGGTCGTGCCATTGTTTACTGTGCAACTCGGAAAAAAACAGACGAAGTGTATGATTTATTAAAAGACTTTGGGTTCTCGGTTGGAAAGTATCATGCAGGTCGAACTGACGGGATCCGAGAAAGAACACAAAATGCTTATTCCTCTGGAAAAGTTCCTATCTTAGTTGCCACCAATGCATTTGGAATGGGTATGGACCAACCTGATGTACGTTTGGTGATCCATTATCAAGTTCCTGCCTCACTTGAAGCTTATTACCAAGAAGCAGGTCGTGCAGGCCGAGACAACTTACCATCTGAATGTGTTTTGTTTTACAAAGCAGGTGATGTAGCCACGCAACTGTTTATGTTGTCAAAGGAGACAAACTTTAAAGGCGGAGACACCTTACTCAAATACATCAAAGAATATGCAAACAATGAAATTTGTAGGCAAGTCCAACTTTGTTCTTATTTTGGAGAAACAATTTCTCCTTGTGGAAAATGTGATATCTGTACGGAAACAGGTGTTAGCATCAATCGAAGTAAATTTTTAGAATCTGAAAAAGTTAAAATTCAGAAAAAAAATGAAAAAAGAGAACATCCACTTTCAGAATGGGAAGAAGAAACCATTCAAAATTTTTTGAAAGAACACCCAGCAGTTTTTGGAAAAAACATCATTGCAAAAACTTTGGTGGGAAAACGAACCAAGGATGTATTACGTTACAGAATGGAACGAAATCCATTCCACGGTAAATTGGAAGGGATTCCTGAAGAAGCAGTTGTCGCAAAATTAGAAACTTGGGTCGAAGAAAAAAAAGTATTAGTGGCAGGTGCTAAATACCCAAAATTATACCTTCCGAATTTTTCCAAAACAAAAGTCAAACAATCATCATCTAACTCTGATGAGACGAACACGAAACAATCAAAACTAAAAAAAGTTCCGACATTACATTCTCAAATCTTAAGAGAACTGATGAATTACCGAGATCGTAAAGCAAGACAACTCAAATGGAAAAAGTTTATGGTCTTTCAAAATCCCGTACTCAAACGGATTGCGGAACGAAAACCAAAAAACCTATCAGAACTAGAAGCCACAAAAGGTGTTGGGCCTGCCAAGGTAGAACGTTTTGGGAATGATATCATCGAAATATTATCCAAATGGGACTAG